From the genome of Halobacterium sp. R2-5:
GTCTCGTTCACGAACACTGCCGACGAGGAACGGACGTTCGTGTTCGGATCGCTCGTCCCGTGGGACGGCCTCTGGGGCCAGCACCAGTCGGCGGACGCGACGATGCTCCTGGCGCCGGACGACGGCGTCGTGCCGGACGGAACGTCCGACGACTGTTGGCAGGCCACCGACGGCGTTGCTCTCCCCGAGGTGATGCGCGAGGAGACAGTCGACCCAGGCGCGACCGTCCGCGGGGAGTTTGCCGTACTCGCCGCCCACGACAGCGACCAGTGCCACCCACACGGCACCTACCGGTTCGAGAAGGACAACTACCTGGAGAGCGGCTGGTGGTTCGAACTGGACCTCGTACCGCTCGTCGAGGGCTGAGCGCATCTAGCGGACGAAAAAACGACTACGAGCATTCGGCGCGCGTGCGGTTCGGACGAACCCGAGCGCGCCGATTCACTGCGCGAGCGTAGCGATCGCAGGCCGACGAGCGACTAAGCGCCGAAGCGCGCTGGAACGGGGAGTGCTCTTTCCGCAAGTTTTTGCCCGAGCGAGACCGGAGGTCTCGCTGGCCGTGCGAACGGGCGTTTCGCGCCCCTGAGCAGACGAGGGCGGCCGCAGGCGCCCCGCAGCGCAAAAAAGTGCCTAGATGCGACCGACTTCTTCGACGGCGACGCTCTCGACGTCGTCGACGTTGGAGAAGGCCTCCTCGACGGCTTCCGTGCCGCCCGCGTCGTCGGGGACGATGACGGTGGTGAGGAGCGCGGTGAGGCCGAACGCGACTTCCTCGGTCTCGACGCCGTTGATCTTCGCGCCCTCGGGGAGGGACTCCGAGAGACGGGACTCGAGGTCGTCGAGGTCGACGTCGGGGCTCTGCGGCATGACCTTGAGGACGGCGGCGACCTTCCCCATTGTTAGGGCCCCCGGAACCCGCAGTCGGGGCACTCGTAGAGGTTGCTCTGCTTGCGGCACTTCGCGCAGCGGTAGATCTGCTGACCGCAGTCCGGGCACTTGAACGCGGCGGCGGTGGTGCCGGAGATGTTGATGCCACAGGACACGCACTTGCGCGCCCGTTTGGCTTCGGATTCGCTCATACACCGTCTTGCGCCCGCACGCGGTTTAACCATTTTCTTTCGGCGGCGCCGGCCGGAACCCTAGCTCCCGGGGAGGATGTCGCCGAGCGCGGCGCCGATGGCCATCGGGAGGACCGCGACGGAGACGGTGGCGACGGCGAGCGCCGGGTCGGTCCACGCGACGCGGCCCCACGCGGTCAGCAGGAGGGTGGCGGTGACGGTGGACGCCGCGAGGACGCCGACGAGCCGTCGGGGAATCACGCCGAAGAACGGGTCGGCGACGCGGACGTCCTGGAACTCCGCGACGTACAGGAGGCCGTAGACGATGGCGACGATGGCGGCGGCGTTCGCGGCGAGTAGCGGGAGGTGGCCGGCGAGGAACTCGCCGGCTTCGTTGGTGCCGCCTTCGACGGCCATCGGGATGCCGAACAGGAGGCTGCCGAGCGCGGCTTCCGCGAGGTCGTTGGCGTCGAACCCGTAGATGACGCGGCCGAACGTGCCGTCGGGCTGCATGTCGGTGGCGAGCTCCTTCACCTCGCGGAGCTGTGCGCGGGCCTCGTCGTCGTCGACGTGGTCGTCGAGGTCTTCGAGCTCGTCGAAGAGGTCCGAGAAGTTCTTCCGGTCCTCTGCGGGCGGAGCGCTCATGGACGGACGGAACCCCGCCGGCACCATAAACGGCCAGCACTGTCTGGAGCCGCGAGCGCGACCAGTCGAGTATGTCCGAGGAACCACCGGAGTACCCCGACCCGGACGAGCTCAAGAAGGGACTGCACGTGTTCATCGAGCAGGGCCACGGGAAGGCGCCGGTCGAGGGCGACATCGACGCAGTGCTCGGCGAGGCGGACCCGAAGGGGGAGCGCGTGAAACTGAAGTCGGGCACGGAGGGCGTCGTCCGGCGCATCGAGCCGAGCGGGGGCGGCGGCCCGCAGCCGACGTAGTCGACCAGCGGAGCGCGGACGCCGACCGCGTGGGTTTAACCCGGCGCGGCGGGTACGCTGGCACATGACCGAACAGGGGTGGTTCGCCGCCGCGGAGGCCGGCGACGCCGACGCGATGGGCGAGGCCGTCCGCGAGGGCGAGGCGGACGCGCCCGCGGACTGGCCGGAGCGAGCGGTCGACGCGGGGTTCGCCGCGGACACCGACGAGTACTACGACTTGCTGCACGAGGCGACGCTCGCGGGGACGCGAGCGGCCGTCCGGGAGCGCGAGGGCGCCGACGACCAGCAGCTGATTCACGCGGTCCGGGCGGCCGCGGACCTCGCTGACGCCGCGAACGAGCTCGCCGAGCGCGGCACGGAGTGGGCGGGCAGCGTCTTCGATGACGTGGACAGCGGCGTCGAGGGCGCGCGAGCGGTCGCGGAGCGCGAGCCCGAGACCATCACCGAGGAGCGCGCGGTCGCGCTCTGCGAGCGCGTCGCGGACCTCGCCGATGAGCGGGACGCGGTCCGCGAGTACGTCGAGCAGCAGGCGCCGACGGTGGCGCCGACCCTCTCGAACCTCGCGGGCGCGATGCTCGCGGCGCGCCTGATCGCGCTCGCGGGCGGGCTGGAGAACCTCGCGAAGCAGCCCAGCGGGACGGTGCAGGTGCTCGGCGCCGAGGACGCGCTGTTCGCGCACCTCCGCGGGCACGCCTCGTCGCCGAAACACGGCGCCATCTACACGCACGACTACGTGCGGAACACCCACCCCGAGCACCGGGGGTCGGCGGCACGCGCGCTCGCCGGGAAGCTCTCCATCGCCGCGCGCATCGACCACTACTCGGGAGACCTGCGGCCCGAACTGGCCGAGGAGCTGGACGAGCGAATCGAGCGCATCCGCGCTCGTGATACGGAATGAGTCTCCCCGACGGCGTCGAGCGCCGGGAGTTCGAGGGCGACGAGGCGCTCGCGACGCGGGGGGAGCCGGTGTACGGCGAGCCGGTAGTCGACGGCTGGCGGCGCTGGGAGCCCCACCGCTCGAAGCTCGGCGCGACGCTCGAAGCCGGCCTCGACACGGGGCTGGCGGGCGGTGACGGCGTGCTCTACCTCGGCGCGGCGAACGGCACGACGGTGAGCCACGTCGCCGACTTCGCGGGACCGACGTACGCCGTCGAGTTCGCGCCGCGGCCGGTCCGCGACCTGCTCGACGTCGCCGAAGTCCGGCCGAACCTCTTCCCGCTGCTGAAGGACGCGCGCAAGCCCGAGACGTACGCGCACGTCGTCGAGAGCGGCTTGGACGCCATCGTGCAGGACGTGGCGACGCGCGGGCAGGCCGACGTGGCGCTCGCGAACCGCGAGTTCCTGCGCGGGGACGGCCGGTTTGTGGGTGCGATCAAGGCGCGCAGCGAGGACGTCACGCGCGAGCCGGCGGCCGTCTTCGAGGACGTGCTGGAGCGACTGCGCGAGGGGTACGAGGTGCTGGAGACGGCGCGGCTGGAGCCGTACCACGACGACCACCTCGCCGTGGTCGCGACGCCGAAATAGGCGCGATAGGTTCGATCGACGGCCGGCTCCCGAGACCCCCGGGAAGTCCGCCGACTTCCAGAACTATTTACGGCCGCCGCGGGAAACTCCCGCCAGCAATGGACGTGGGCTCGCGGGAGGCGTTCACGGAACTGGGGACGCTCGGCGTCGAGGAGGAGTTCTTCGTCGTCGACGACGCGGGCGTCCCGACTGCGGGGACCGACGAGCTGGTCTACGAGGCGGAGCCGCCCGAACTCCTGGAGGGCCGCCTCGACCACGAGCTGTTCAAGTTCGTCGTGGAGACGCAGACGCCGAAGCTCGACGGTCCCGGGGACGCCGCCGAGGCGGTCCGCGACGTGCGCGCGGCGCTGGTCGCGCACGCCGAAGCCAACGGCTACCGCATCGCCGCGGCGGGCCTCCACCCGGGGGCGCGCTGGCGCGAACACGAGCACGCCGAGAAGCCGCGGTACCGCTCCCAGCTGGAGCGTATCCAGTACCCACAGCACCGGAACACGACCGCCGGCCTGCACGTCCACGTCGGCGTCGACGACGCGGACAAGGCCGTGTGGGTGGCGAACCAGCTGCGCTGGCACGTGCCCGTGATGCTGGCGCTGTCGGCGAACTCGCCGTTCTGGAACGGCTTCGACACGGGGCTGGCGTCGGCGCGCGCGAAAATCTTCGAAGGACTGCCCAACACGGGGATTCCGACGGCGTTCGACTCCTACGAGGCGTTCGACCGCTTCGAGCGCCTGATGGTGGAGAACGGCGCCATCGAGGACCGCGGCGAACTCTGGTACGACGTCCGCCCGCACTCCGGGCACGGCACCGTGGAGGTCCGCGCGCCGGACGGCCAGGCCGACCCGGCGACGGTGCTGGCGTTCGTGGAGTACACGCACGCGCTCGTCGTCGACTACGCGGAGCGCTACGAGGACGCCGCCGACCCCGCGGCGGGCGTCTTCGGCGGCGGGGACGCGACGGGCCCGCTCCGCCGGGAAGTCTTGGACGAGAACAAGTGGCGGGCGATGCGGCGCGGCCACGACGCGTCGTTCGTCCTGCGGGACGCCGCCGGCGAGGTGTCGCTGGGCGAGGCGGTCGACCGGGAGTGCGAGCGCCTCGGCGTCTCGGGCATCCGAGACGTCTACGACGCGGAGTCGGGCGCGGCCGCCCAGCGCCGCCGCCTCGACGAAGACGGGGAGCGCGCGCTCTACGAGTCGCTGGTGCTCTGAGGCAGAACCGGGTGAGACCGCGGGGTGCGAAGCCTTTTTCACCCGTTCCGCGCTTTTGACCTGAACGAGACGACGCATGTCAGAGGACACAACCGACGACGTCGAGGGGGACGACCAGTCACCGCGGGAGCGACTCGGGGAGGAGAAAGAGCGCGCGGTCGCCGGCTTCGACCAGGGCGTCGTCGACATACTCTCGTGGGTGCTCGACACGGAGACGCGGGCGCGCATCTTCGTCTACCTGCGCCAGCACCCGTGGAGCACCAGCGAGGAAGTCGCCGACGGCACCGGCCTCTACCCCTCGACCGTGCGGGAGGCGCTCGCCGAGCTCGCCGACGAGGACGTCGTCGAGCGCCGGAAGCGCCAGAGCGAGGGCGCCGGCAACAACCCCTACGAGTACACCGCCATCGCGCCGAGCGAGCTCGTCGGCGGCGTCGTCGGGCGCGTCCAGGACGAACTGAACACCGTGTTCAACCTCGACGCCCACCTCGGCGACGACAGCGAGCCCGAGAACACCGACCAGCCGGTCCGCATCGAAGTCGAGGAAGCCGACGACGGCGGCGACGAGCGGTAGGTCACGAATCCAAACTGGTAAACGCCAAGCGCGCCTCCGCTGGCGTATGAACGTCGCCCTCGGTGGGACGTTCGACCCGATCCACGACGGCCACCGGAAGCTCTTCGAGCGCGCGTTCGAACTCGGTGACGTCACGGTCGGGTTGACCAGCGACGAACTCGCCGCACAGACCCGCAGCGTCGACCGCGAGGTCAGGCCGTTCGAGGCCCGCGAGCGCGACCTGGAGGACGAGCTCGCGGCTATCGCAGAGGGCTACGGCAGCGAGTTCGAGGTCCGGAAGCTGGAGGAGCCCACCGGCATCGCCACGGAACCCAAATTCGACGTGCTCGTGGTCTCGCCCGAGACGAAGGCGACCGGCGAGCGCATCAACGACATCCGCGCCGAGCGCGGCGTCGACCCCCTCGACATCGAGGTCGTCGACCACGTCCGCGCCGACGACGGCGACATCATCTCCTCGACGCGCATCGTCAACGGCGAAATCGACGAGCACGGCAACCTCGTCGAGAGCGACTGAGTGCTACCACGTCGGCGGCTCGAAGCCCGCCTCGTCGAGTAAGTCCTTCCAGCGCTGCTGGATGGCGAGCCGGGAGACGCCGGCGGCGTCCGCGACCGCGGTCTGGGAGCGCTGGTCGCCCGCGATGAGCGCGCCCGCGTAGGCGCTCGCGGCGACCGCCGCGGGCTTCGAGCGCTCGTCGGTGGGGACCGCGGACAGGAAGAGGTCTTTCGCGGTGGTCCGCGCCTCGGCGTCGAGGTCGAGCGCGTCAGCCACGCCGTCGAGGGTCTCCAGCCACTGTTGCTGGTCCAGCTCGTCGCCCGCGCGGTACATACCCGTACGTTCGGCGCGCCGCACGTAAACCTTCGGCGGGCCCCGGAGGAACTCGCGCAAATTCGCGTGAATCCGGCGCGACGGTGTCGACGCTTCAAGGCCGGACGGGCCCTCGAGTCGCGTGCTATGACACCGCTGACGCTCGCAGTCGTGCTCGTGGAACTGCTCGGTGTAGCCGGACCGCCCGCGCAGGCGTCCCCGCTCGGGGACTCGATTATCGTGTTCGCGGGGAGCCTGCTGGTCGGCGGCGTCGCCATCCACGTCGCCGCGAGCTACGTCGCCGGCGCGGGAGAGTACGGGGACGCCGTCATCACCGCGCTGCTGGGCGCGGTCGTGTGGGCGCTCCTCGACGGCGTGCCGCTGGTCGGCGGCCTGCTCGCGCTCGTCGCGTGGGTCGGCGTCATCAAGTGGCGCTACCCCGTCGGCTGGACGCGCGCGGCCATCATCGGCGTCGCCGCGTGGGCCGTCGCGACCGTCGTGCTCGCGGCGCTCGCGCTCCTCGGCGTCGGGTCGCTGAACGCGCTCGGCGTCCCCGGGACGTAACGCAATTCTCATTTGCCTGCCTCGGGTACGTCGGAGTGCGCGCGGGTAGCCAAGCCAGGAAACGGCGCAGCGCTTAGGACGCTGTCCCGTAGGGGTCCGCCGGTTCAAATCCGGTCCCGCGCACGTACCTTTTTGCGCCTCGGGTGTCCTCGCTCACTGCGTTCGCTGCGGGCACCGCTCGGCGCAAAAATCTACGCTAAAAAGGCTGAACGCTCGGCTTCGCCTCGCGTTCAGTGAATCGCGCTCACTGCGTTCGCGCGAATGCTCAACCGCTCTCCTTCTGAGGTGAGCGAGCAATTCTCGCAACGGTTCAAATCCGGTCCCGGGCACTGACTGAGTTTTCGAGCGCAGCGAGAAAACGAAGAAAGGAGCAGGACCGATTTGAACCCGAGGAGTCGCGGCCCGGGAAGCGACCGGAGGGAGCGACCCGGAACGTCTCCGCTCGGTTCAAATCCGGTCCTCCCGTGATACCACCCCGTTCCACTTTCACTCCGGTTGGGTCGCCTTTTTGCGACTACGGGCCGTGGAGTCTGTACGCGCGCTCCAGACCATGTCGTCTAAAACCCAGTTACTCGGCGTTTGCCCGGAGTGTGACGCAGACATACCCCCGGGGGCGGTGCTCGTGGAGTACGAGCGGAACGGCCAGCGGGTGGCGTACGCGGAGTGCCCGGACTGCGTGGAGCCGGTCCGTCCGAAGTAGGCGCTTTTCGAGGTTCTACCGGAGGACGCGTTCGGCGTTCCGAACGCTTTTGACTGACTGGTCAGTAAGTTCTCGTAACGACCAGCATGGGAGAGCCAACTGACGAGATTCTGGAGGCGACGTATCGCGCGCTCTGCGAGCACGGGTTCGCGGACCTCACCGTGCAGGACATCGCGGACCACTCCGAGAAGAGCAAGGCGACGATTCACTACCACTACGACAGCAAGCACGACCTCTTCACGGCGTTCCTGGAGTACCTCTACGACGACTACACCGAGCACGTCGATGCCGTCGACGGCGACACCCATCGCGAGCGCCTGCTCGCGCTCGTGGAGTTCTCGCTGGCGGAGGGCGGCGACGTCCCCGGCATCGACTTCCGGACGGCGATGCTCGAAATCAAGGCCCAGGCGCCCTACGACGACGCGTTCCGCGAGCAGCTCACGCGCTTCGACCGCTACCTCGCAGACCGCATCCGCGAGGTGATCGAAGCGGGCGTCGACGCCGGCGAGTTCCGCGAGGACGTCGACCCGGAGACCACCGCGGAGTTCCTCCTGACGACCATCAAGGGCGCGTACACGCGCCACGTCTCCGTCGACCACCCGCTGGATAGGATCCGGGAGACGCTCGCCGAGTACGTCGAGACGCGGCTCGTCGCGGACCGAGCAGAGGTGGACGCCTGATGGGGCTGCGGAGCCGACTCGACGCGGTGTTCAAGGGCCCCGAGCAGTTCGATTTGACGTCCGGCGGCGTCGGGAAGCCGCTGTTCTTCCTGGCGCTGCCCATCGTCGTGACGAACCTCTTCCAGACCGCGTACAACCTCGCGGACACGTTCTGGCTCGGCCAGTACAGCACGGACTCGCTCGCCGCCATCAGCTTCGGGTTCCCGCTGGTCTTCCTGCTCATTTCCCTCGGGATGGGCGTCTCGGTCGCGGGGAGCGTGCTCGTCGCCCAGCACACGGGCGCGGGCGAAGAGCGCGAGACGGAGTACGCGGCCTCCCAGACGGTGACGTTCGCAGCCATCGCGTCTCTCCTCCTCGGCGGCGTCGGCTACGTCTTCGTCGAGGACCTGCTCCGCCTGCTCGGCGCGTCGACGGACGTCCTCCCGCTGGCCACCAGCTACCTCGAAGTCATCACGCTCGGGCTGGTGTTCATGTTCGGGTTCTTCGTGTTCATCGCGCTGATGCGGGGGTACGGCGACACCATCACGCCGATGCTCGTGATGTTCGGCTCCGTCGTCCTCAACATCGTCATCGACCCGTTCCTCATCTTCGGGTGGTGGGTGTTCCCCGAGATGGGGATTCGGGGCGCGGCCGTCGCGACGGTGTTCTCGCGGGCGCTCGCGCTCGTCGTCGGCCTCGCCATCATGTTCGAGGGGTCCCGTGGCGTCCAGATCAACATCCGCGACATGACCCCGGACCTCGGGTACCTGCGGCGGCTCGCGCGCATCGGCCTCCCGGCGACCGTCGAGGGAACGGGGCGCGCGCTCTCGATGAACCTCCTGCTGGTGGTCGTGGCGCTGTTCCCGGACACCGTGGTCGCGGCGTACGGCATCGGCACGCGGGTGTTCTCGGTCGTCTTCCTGCCCGCCATCGCGGTGGCGCGCGGCGTGGAGACGATGACCGGCCAGAACATCGGCGCCGGCGAGCCCGACCGCGCGGAGGCCGCCGCCGCGCTCGCCGCGAAAGTGCTGTTCGGCGTGCTCTCCGTGCTCGGCGTCGTCGTCTTCGTCGCGCCGGAGCCCATCGTCTCGGTGTTCGTCGGCGCCGGCCAGGAGAACGCCGACCAGGTGGTCTCCGTGGGCGCGGAGTTCCTGCGGTACGTCGCGCTCACGTTCGGGTTCATCGGCATCATGCGGGCGTACACCGGGAGCTTCCGGGGCGCCGGCAAGACGCTCACCGCGGCCGCCATCTCCGTGCTGATGCTCGGCGTCGTCCGGCTCCCGGTCGCGTGGTTCTCCGCGCAGGCCGTCGGCGAGACCGGCATCTGGGTGGCGTTCGCGGTCTCGAACGTGATCGGTGCGGTCGTCGCGTACGCGTGGTACCAGCGCGGCACGTGGCGGGACGCCGACCTCACGGACTCCGAGACCGTCGGTGCGGACGCCGCGGCGACCGACGACTGACGCCCGCAACTACTTGTGGGCACGGGCGGCCGCCGTCCGGACGGCAGAGGGCTGGCCGCCGGGCCGCTAACCTTTTTGCGCGAGGGGTGAGTCTATCCGGCAAATGGCCAGGCCACCGGAACTCCTCGAGGACGTGCTCGACGGCATCGACGCGTTGCTCGTGTTCTCGCCGAGCGGGGCGTACTACGACCGCGTGAAGGACGTCGAGGGCGCGGACGTGGTGGTCGTCGCCACGGAGAACAGCGTCGGTGCGGACACGTTCGTCGAACTGCCGCTGGCGTTCGAGGACGTCAAGGAACGAATCCGGTTCGGCATCGAGGGCGCGCTCACCGAGGGCGTCGTCGACGACGGCGACGAACTCGGGTGTGCCGCGCCACTGTTCGGCGACGACGTCGACATGGTCGCGCGCACGAAAGTCGACGAGTCGCGCCACTCCGGCATCTACGACCTGTTCGCGAACTCGCGAGCGGAGCCCAGCGTCATCCGGGACGTCTTCGAAGTCGCCATCGAGCTCGGGAAGAAGGGCCAGAAGGGCAAGCCCGTCGGCGCGCTGTTCGTCGTCGGGGACGCCGGGAAGGTGATGAACAAGTCCCGGCCGCTGTCGTACAACCCCTTCGAGAAGAGCCACGTCCACGTCGGCGACCCCATCGTGAACGTGATGCTGAAGGAGTTCTCGCGGCTCGACGGCGCGTTCGTCATCAGCGACTCCGGGAAGATCGTCTCCGCGTACCGCTACCTCGAACCCGGCGCTGAGGGCACCGACATCCCGAAGGGACTGGGCGCCCGGCACATGGCCGCCGGCGCGATTACGCGGGACACGACCGCGGTCGCCATCGTCCTCTCGGAGTCCGACGGCCTCGTCCGGGCGTTCAAGAGCGGCGAGCTCGTCCTCGAACTCGACCCCGAGGAGTACTGAGATGCAGATAGACATCAGCCCGCTGCTCAACCCCGAGTTCCGGTACGTGCTCGCCGTCGGCGTACTGATTGCGGGGCTCGTGCTCGGCTACCTCGTCGGCCGCGTGAACGAGCGCCTGCTCGTCGCGCTGGACGTCGACGACGCCGTCGAGGGGACGAGCGTCGAGCGGATGGCCCGCGACATCGGGTTCTCGACGGTGGCGCTCGTGGCGCGGCTGACGTCGTGGATAATCTACGCGTTCGCGGTGCTGGTGGCCCTCGAGGTCGCGCGGCTCACCGTCCAGGACGCCGTCTGGTACCCCGTTGTCAGCTTCCTGCCGTCGGCCGTCGTCGCGCTCGCCGTGCTGTTCGTCGGCGTGCTCGCCGGCGACAAGGCCGAGCTGTACGTCGGCGAGCGCCTGCGCAGCGTGAAGGTGCCGGAGCTCACCGTGCTGCCGAAGGTCGTGAAGTACAGCGTGCTGTTCGTCGCGGTGCTGGTCGCGCTCTCGCAGGTGGGCGTCGCCATCGACGCGCTGCTCGTCCTCCTGCTGGCGTACGTCGGGGCGCTCATCGTGTTCACGGCGGTGGCGACCCATCAGCTGTTGACGTCGGGCGCGGCGGGCGTCTACTTGCTGTTGCGCCAGCCGTACGGCATCGGCGACCGGGTCGCCATCGGTGAGCACGAGGGAATCGTGCAGGAAGTGGACGTGTTCGTGACGCGCATCGAGGACGAGGGCCGCGAGCTCGTGCTCCCGAACCACCTCGTGTTCCGGCGCGGCGTCGTCGTGGTGCGCGAATGACCGTCGCCTCGTCGCTGCTGTCGGTCGCCGGCTGGGTCGCACTGACGGCGGCGGGAAGCGCAACGCTCGCAGACGCGGACCGTCGGGCGCAGGCGCGGGAGCGCAGCACGCGGTGGACGCTCGTGCTCGGCGTGCTCGCGGGTCTCATGGTGGCC
Proteins encoded in this window:
- a CDS encoding elongation factor 1-beta, coding for MGKVAAVLKVMPQSPDVDLDDLESRLSESLPEGAKINGVETEEVAFGLTALLTTVIVPDDAGGTEAVEEAFSNVDDVESVAVEEVGRI
- a CDS encoding HVO_2753 family zinc finger protein, which produces MSESEAKRARKCVSCGINISGTTAAAFKCPDCGQQIYRCAKCRKQSNLYECPDCGFRGP
- a CDS encoding DUF2391 family protein, with protein sequence MSAPPAEDRKNFSDLFDELEDLDDHVDDDEARAQLREVKELATDMQPDGTFGRVIYGFDANDLAEAALGSLLFGIPMAVEGGTNEAGEFLAGHLPLLAANAAAIVAIVYGLLYVAEFQDVRVADPFFGVIPRRLVGVLAASTVTATLLLTAWGRVAWTDPALAVATVSVAVLPMAIGAALGDILPGS
- a CDS encoding NOP5/NOP56 family protein, translating into MTEQGWFAAAEAGDADAMGEAVREGEADAPADWPERAVDAGFAADTDEYYDLLHEATLAGTRAAVREREGADDQQLIHAVRAAADLADAANELAERGTEWAGSVFDDVDSGVEGARAVAEREPETITEERAVALCERVADLADERDAVREYVEQQAPTVAPTLSNLAGAMLAARLIALAGGLENLAKQPSGTVQVLGAEDALFAHLRGHASSPKHGAIYTHDYVRNTHPEHRGSAARALAGKLSIAARIDHYSGDLRPELAEELDERIERIRARDTE
- a CDS encoding fibrillarin-like rRNA/tRNA 2'-O-methyltransferase, whose translation is MSLPDGVERREFEGDEALATRGEPVYGEPVVDGWRRWEPHRSKLGATLEAGLDTGLAGGDGVLYLGAANGTTVSHVADFAGPTYAVEFAPRPVRDLLDVAEVRPNLFPLLKDARKPETYAHVVESGLDAIVQDVATRGQADVALANREFLRGDGRFVGAIKARSEDVTREPAAVFEDVLERLREGYEVLETARLEPYHDDHLAVVATPK
- a CDS encoding glutamate--cysteine ligase, with product MDVGSREAFTELGTLGVEEEFFVVDDAGVPTAGTDELVYEAEPPELLEGRLDHELFKFVVETQTPKLDGPGDAAEAVRDVRAALVAHAEANGYRIAAAGLHPGARWREHEHAEKPRYRSQLERIQYPQHRNTTAGLHVHVGVDDADKAVWVANQLRWHVPVMLALSANSPFWNGFDTGLASARAKIFEGLPNTGIPTAFDSYEAFDRFERLMVENGAIEDRGELWYDVRPHSGHGTVEVRAPDGQADPATVLAFVEYTHALVVDYAERYEDAADPAAGVFGGGDATGPLRREVLDENKWRAMRRGHDASFVLRDAAGEVSLGEAVDRECERLGVSGIRDVYDAESGAAAQRRRLDEDGERALYESLVL
- a CDS encoding winged helix-turn-helix domain-containing protein, producing the protein MSEDTTDDVEGDDQSPRERLGEEKERAVAGFDQGVVDILSWVLDTETRARIFVYLRQHPWSTSEEVADGTGLYPSTVREALAELADEDVVERRKRQSEGAGNNPYEYTAIAPSELVGGVVGRVQDELNTVFNLDAHLGDDSEPENTDQPVRIEVEEADDGGDER
- a CDS encoding phosphopantetheine adenylyltransferase translates to MNVALGGTFDPIHDGHRKLFERAFELGDVTVGLTSDELAAQTRSVDREVRPFEARERDLEDELAAIAEGYGSEFEVRKLEEPTGIATEPKFDVLVVSPETKATGERINDIRAERGVDPLDIEVVDHVRADDGDIISSTRIVNGEIDEHGNLVESD
- a CDS encoding transcription initiation factor IIB family protein, translated to MYRAGDELDQQQWLETLDGVADALDLDAEARTTAKDLFLSAVPTDERSKPAAVAASAYAGALIAGDQRSQTAVADAAGVSRLAIQQRWKDLLDEAGFEPPTW
- a CDS encoding TetR/AcrR family transcriptional regulator — protein: MGEPTDEILEATYRALCEHGFADLTVQDIADHSEKSKATIHYHYDSKHDLFTAFLEYLYDDYTEHVDAVDGDTHRERLLALVEFSLAEGGDVPGIDFRTAMLEIKAQAPYDDAFREQLTRFDRYLADRIREVIEAGVDAGEFREDVDPETTAEFLLTTIKGAYTRHVSVDHPLDRIRETLAEYVETRLVADRAEVDA
- a CDS encoding MATE family efflux transporter → MGLRSRLDAVFKGPEQFDLTSGGVGKPLFFLALPIVVTNLFQTAYNLADTFWLGQYSTDSLAAISFGFPLVFLLISLGMGVSVAGSVLVAQHTGAGEERETEYAASQTVTFAAIASLLLGGVGYVFVEDLLRLLGASTDVLPLATSYLEVITLGLVFMFGFFVFIALMRGYGDTITPMLVMFGSVVLNIVIDPFLIFGWWVFPEMGIRGAAVATVFSRALALVVGLAIMFEGSRGVQINIRDMTPDLGYLRRLARIGLPATVEGTGRALSMNLLLVVVALFPDTVVAAYGIGTRVFSVVFLPAIAVARGVETMTGQNIGAGEPDRAEAAAALAAKVLFGVLSVLGVVVFVAPEPIVSVFVGAGQENADQVVSVGAEFLRYVALTFGFIGIMRAYTGSFRGAGKTLTAAAISVLMLGVVRLPVAWFSAQAVGETGIWVAFAVSNVIGAVVAYAWYQRGTWRDADLTDSETVGADAAATDD
- the dacZ gene encoding diadenylate cyclase DacZ; protein product: MARPPELLEDVLDGIDALLVFSPSGAYYDRVKDVEGADVVVVATENSVGADTFVELPLAFEDVKERIRFGIEGALTEGVVDDGDELGCAAPLFGDDVDMVARTKVDESRHSGIYDLFANSRAEPSVIRDVFEVAIELGKKGQKGKPVGALFVVGDAGKVMNKSRPLSYNPFEKSHVHVGDPIVNVMLKEFSRLDGAFVISDSGKIVSAYRYLEPGAEGTDIPKGLGARHMAAGAITRDTTAVAIVLSESDGLVRAFKSGELVLELDPEEY
- a CDS encoding mechanosensitive ion channel domain-containing protein; its protein translation is MQIDISPLLNPEFRYVLAVGVLIAGLVLGYLVGRVNERLLVALDVDDAVEGTSVERMARDIGFSTVALVARLTSWIIYAFAVLVALEVARLTVQDAVWYPVVSFLPSAVVALAVLFVGVLAGDKAELYVGERLRSVKVPELTVLPKVVKYSVLFVAVLVALSQVGVAIDALLVLLLAYVGALIVFTAVATHQLLTSGAAGVYLLLRQPYGIGDRVAIGEHEGIVQEVDVFVTRIEDEGRELVLPNHLVFRRGVVVVRE